Genomic window (Streptomyces sp. NBC_00078):
GGTTGTCCCCGAGGTCCTGGTCCCGGCCGAGGTTGATGTAGCCGGGGCGGCCGACGGCAGCGAGGCCGAGTCCGATGTGGCAGGTGGGGGTTGTTGCTGAGGCCAGGCGGGCGAAGGGCATCGCGGCTCCGTTCGGTCGGCTCCGTTACGGCTTGCGACCAACGTACCCGTGATGACCTTCGACTCCCGCCTCGGAGCCCGGCGCTCCCTCAGTTGTTCTTGGCCGTCGCCCACTCGTACTGTGCCGCCACGTCCGCCTTCAGCTCTGCCAGCTGGACGGCGACCGCGCTCGGAGCCGTGCCGCCGCGGCCGTTGCGGGAGGCCAGGGCTCCAGGGACGTTGAGCACGGTCCGTACGTCCGGGGTCAGGTGGGCGGAGATCTTCGCGAACTGGTCGTCCGTCAGGTCGGCCAGTTCCTTGCCCTCGGCCTCGGCGGCCTTCACGCACTCGCCGGCGACCTCGTGCGCGACGCGGAACGGCACGCCCTGCTTCACCAGCCACTCGGCGATGTCGGTGGCGAGGGAGAAACCGGCCGGGGCCAGTTCCTCCATGCGCTCGCGGTGGACGGTGAGGGTGGCCATCATGCCGGTGAAGGCCGGGAGCAGGACCTCCAGTTGGTCACAGGAGTCGAAGACCGGCTCCTTGTCCTCCTGGAGGTCGCGGTTGTACGCGAGCGGGAGTGCTTTGAGGGTCGCCATGAGGCCTGTCAGGTTGCCGATCAGACGGCCCGACTTGCCGCGCGCCAGCTCCGCGATGTCCGGGTTCTTCTTCTGCGGCATGATCGACGAGCCCGTGGAGAAGGCGTCGTGCAGGGTCACGAAGGAGAACTCCTTCGTGTTCCAGATGATGATTTCCTCGGCGATCCGGGAGAGGTTCACGCCGATCATCGCGGTGATGAAGGTGAACTCGGCGACGAAGTCACGGGAAGCCGTCCCGTCGATCGAGTTGCCCACGCTGCCGTGCTCGAAGCCCAGGTCCCTCGCCACCGCCTCCGGGTCCAGGCCGAGGCTGCTGCCCGCGAGGGCACCCGAGCCGTACGGCGACACGGCCGTGCGCTCGTCCCACTGGCGCAGGCGCTCGGCGTCCCGGGACAGGGGCTGCACATGGGCGAGGACATGGTGGGCGAAGAGCACCGGCTGGGCGTGCTGGAGGTGGGTGCGGCCGGGCATCGCCACGCCCGGGTGGGCCTCCGCCAGGCCGATCAGCGCGTCCTGGAGGTCGGCGATCAGACCGCCGATGATCCGGGCGTGGTCCCGCAGGTACATGCGGAAGAGAGTCGCGACCTGGTCGTTCCTGGACCGGCCCGCGCGGAGCTTGCCGCCGAGGTCGGGGCCGAGGCGCTCCAGGAGGCCGCGCTCCAGGGCGGTGTGGACGTCCTCGTCGGCGACCGTGCCGACGAAGGAGCCGTCCGCGACGTCCGCCGCCAGCTGGTCGAGACCGGCCAGCATGGTCGTCAGCTCGTCGTGCGTGAGCAGCCCCGCCTTGTGCAGCACACGCGCGTGGGCACGCGAACCGGCGATGTCGTAGGGCGCGAGCCGCCAGTCGAAGTGGACGGACGCGGACAGTTTCGCCAGGGCCTCGGCGGGACCATCGGCGAAACGGGCGCCCCAGAGCCGTACGTCACCGCTGTTGCTGCTCACTTGCGTTGCTCCTAGAGAGGTGTCGATGTGCCACCGCCTCCCCACGCCATGTAGGGGGAGGCGGCGATTACGCTACTGCTTGCGCGAGGTCACGACCGCTCAGGCGAGGTCCCGCTGCGCCGCGATCTTCGACGACAGGCCGTAGATGTCGATGAAGCCCTTGGCCGCGGCCTGGTCGAAGGTGTCGCCCGTGTCGTACGTCGCCAGGTTGAAGTCGTACAGCGACGTGGCGGAGCGCCGGCCGGTGACGACCGCGCGGCCGCCGTGCAGGGTCATCCGGATGTCGCCGTTGACGTGCTGGTTGGCCTCCTGGATGAAGCCGTCCAGGGCGCGCTTGAGCGGGGAGAACCACTGGCCGTCGTAGACCAGTTCGCCCCAGCGCTGCTCGACCTGCCGCTTGTAGCGGGCGAGTTCACGCTCGACCGTGACGTTCTCCAGCTCCTGGTGGGCCGTGATGAGCGCGATCGCGCCGGGGGCCTCGTACACCTCGCGGGACTTGATGCCCACGAGCCGGTCCTCGACCATGTCGATCCGGCCGATGCCCTGGGCTCCGGCACGCTCGTTGAGCTGCTGGATCGCCTGCAGGACGGTGACGGGCCTGCCGTCGACGGCGACCGGGACGCCCTGCTCGAAGGTGATGATCACCTCGTCGGCCTCGCGGGCGAGGGCCGGGTTCTGCGTGTACTCGTAGACGTCCTCGGTCGGCGCGTTCCAGATGTCCTCCAGGAAGCCCGTCTCGACGGCGCGTCCGAAGACGTTCTGGTCGATGGAGTACGGGGACTTCCTGGTGGTCGCGATCGGGAGGTTCTTCGCCTCGCAGAACGCGATGGCCTTGTCGCGGGTCATCGCGTAGTCACGGACCGGTGCGATGCACGTGAGGCCGGGGGCGAGGGCGACGATGCCGGCCTCGAAGCGGACCTGGTCGTTGCCCTTGCCGGTGCAGCCGTGGGCGACGGTCGTGGCGCCGTGCTTGTGGGCGGCGGCGACGAGGTGCTTGACGATCGTCGGCCGGGAGAGCGCGGAGACCAGTGGATAGCGGTCCATGTAGAGGGCGTTGGCCTTGATCGCCGGGAGGCAGTACTCCTCGGCGAACTCGTCCTTTGCGTCGGCCACTTCGGCTTCCACGGCGCCGCACGCGAGGGCGCGCTTGCGGATGACGTCCAGGTCCTCGCCGCCCTGGCCGACGTCCACCGCGACAGCGACGACCTCGGCGCCCGTCTCCTCGGCGATCCAGCCGATGGCGACGGAGGTGTCCAGACCGCCTGAGTAGGCGAGTACGACGCGCTCGGTCACGGGGTTCTCCTCACACCGCATTCACTGACATGCATGAGTATGCAATGCTCTGCATGATTCGTCAATCCGGGACGGGTCGCGGAGAAGTTCTGAAGGGAGCTTGAACAAACGAAACCGCTTACCCGTACTTCCCCCCGAACGCCGGCGCCGCGTTTGTCAACCCACTCCTGACCCAAGTGAGGCATCCGCATGTCCAGGGCTCTTCCGAAGTACAACAAGCGCCGCGTCGCGATCATCGGCGGTGCCGCCGCGGTGGCGCTGTCCGGAGCGGTGATCGCCGGTTCCGCCCTCGCGGGTACGCCGTCCAAGAGCAGCGGCGACAACGCCCGGACCCTGGCCGCGTCCCCCGGCACCATCACGTGCCAGGACGTCGCCTCGAAACTCCCGGCGATCCCCGCCTCCGCACAGGCCGAGGTCACCCGGAACCTCACCCTGCTGCAGACACAGATCCAGGAAGCCGACAACCGGCTGCAGAGCACGGTCGGCCAGGGCGGCCCGAACTTCGTGAACAACGCCATCCTGGGGCCCCTCAAGGACAAGCGGGTGTCCACGATCAACCGCATCGCCACCGCCATCGGGCGTACGGCGGCCAAGCCGACCGGCCTGGACGCGCTGGCGCCGTGCACCCTGAACGCCGGCGGCGCGAACACCGGCAACGGCAACGCGGGCAAGGCCGGCTCCGGCGCCGCCGCGAACACCGCGGCCCCGAGCGCCGACACCGCGGCCGGCGGGCAGGCGGCGGGCGCCTCCGCCGCCGGCACCATCACCTGCCCCGACGTCGCCTCCAAGCTCCCGGCGATCCCCGCCTCCGCACAGGCCGAGGTCACCCGGAACCTCACCCTGCTGCAGACACAGATCCAGGAAGCCGACAACCGGCTGCAGAGCACGGTCGGCCAGGGCGGCCCGAACTTCGTGAACAACGCCATCCTGGGGCCCCTCAAGGACAAGCGGGTGTCCACGATCAACCGCATCGCCACCGCCATCGGGCGTACGGCGGCCAAGCCGGCCGGGCTGGACTCCCTGGCCGCCTGCACGCTTACCAAGTAAGTCGCGTGACAGGCGCTGTGGCCGCCCCGGTTGAGCGCCGGCCGGGGCGGTCACGGCCGGTTGGCAGGCGATCGAAGGACGGCAAAGGAGTTGGACAGGCGGGGCCGGCAAATGGAGCCCGGCAAATGGAGTTCGCAATTCCTTAGACAGGCGAAAGGTTTGCGTCCATAATCGTCAGGCGTGGGCAAAACTTATGAACGCATAGACGGCAGGCTGCGCACCTTCATCGAGGCGCAGCCCCTGTTCTTCACCGCGACCGCGCCCCTGTCGGGCGACGGCACGGTCAACCTCTCCCCCAAGGGGCTCAAGGGCTCCTTCGCGGTGCTCGACGAACTCACCGTGGCCTACCTGGACTTCGCCGGATCCAACGCGGAGACCATCGCACATCTGCGCGAGAACGGCCGTATCACGCTGATGTGGTGCGCCTTCCAGGGGCCGCCGAACATCGTGCGGGTACACGGGCGCGGCGAGCCGGTCTTCCGTGACGACCCGCGCTTCGGGGAGCTGCTCAGCCGTTTCCCGGACATCGACCCGACGGCCCACGGACTGCGGGCGATCATCGTGGTCACGGCCGAACTCGTCCGCGACACCTGCGGTTACGCGGTTCCCTTCATGACCTACGACGCGGACCGTGACCTGCACGGCAAGCGCTTCGCGCGCGAGGACGACGCCTCGCTCGGCGAGTACTTCGCCAAGAAGGACCATGTGGCCACGAGCCTGGATGGCCTACCCGGGCTGCCGTTGCCGCTGCCGCCCTCTACCGTCTGAGCCATGCGATCAGCTCTCGCCGCCGGCGCTCTGGTGTCCGCCGCTCTGCTCGTGCTCGGTGCCGCGCCGGCCACGCCGGCCGCCACCGCACCTCTTCCCGCCCGGATGGCCGACACGGGTGGCGGTACGCAGCTGATCACCGCCGTTGCCCCGGTGCCGAGTTCGACCACCGGCACGGTCACCTGGTGGGACCTGCGCCACGGCCACTGGGTGCAGGCAGGTTCGGCCGCCGCCCGGTTCGGGGCGAAGGGGCTCGTCGAGGGAGCCTCGCGGAAGCAGAACACGAACACCACGCCCACCGGGCTCCACGACCTGCCGTACGCCTTCGGCATCAAGGCCGCGCCGCCCGGGACGCGCTACAAGTACCGTCCGGTGCAGCGGAGTTCGTGGTGGTGCGAGGACAACGCCTCCCGCTCCTACAACCGCTGGACCCAGCCGCGGCCGGCCGACTGCCGGGCGTCGGAGTCCGAGCACCTCGTCTCCTACCCGACGCAGTACGCGTACGCCCTCGTCATCGGCTTCAACTACCACGAGCGGGTGCACGGGCGCGGCGCCGGTATCTTCCTGCACGTCAACGGCCGTGGGGCGACGGCCGGTTGTGTGTCCGTCCCGGTGGACGCGATGCGGCGGATCCTTGCGTGGGTGCGGCCCTGGAGCAAGCCGCACATCGCCATCGGCACGGCCGGCGGAGGTACGGCGATCACCCGGTACTGAGCGAGTGCGGGTCCTCGATTCAGCCCCGCGCCCCTCGGGCGGGCAGTCTGACCGTGAACTGCGTCGAACCCGGTGTGCTGTTCAGGGCCACACTGCCGCCGTGCGCCTCCACCACCGCTGCCACGATCGACAGGCCCAGGCCCGCCCCACCACCGGGGGCGTCCGTGCGGCGGCGGTGCTCGGCCCGGGTGAACCGCTCGAAGACGCCGGACTCGATGTCCTCGGGGACGCCCGGTCCGTCGTCGTGGACCGTGAGGACCGCGAAGGAGTCGTCGCTCTCCAGGGTCACCGTCACCTTGGTGCCGGCCGGCGTGTGCACGCGCGCATTGGCCAGGAGGTTGGCCAGCACCTGGTGGAGACGGTGTTCGTCACCGGTGACGGTGAGGGGCTCCTCGGGGAGGTCCAGGGTCCAGCGGTGGCCGGGGCCCGCCGCCCGGGCGTCGGTGACGGCGTCCAGGACCAGGCGGGTCAGGTCGACGGGGCGGCGTTCGAGGGGGCGGCCCGCGTCCAGGCGGGCCAGGAGCAGCAGGTCGTCGACCATCGCGCCCATACGGCCGGACTCGGCGGCGATGCGTTCGAGGGCACGGGTGACCTCGGGCGGCACCGGGCCCGGGTGCAGCAGGGCGAGTTCGGCGTGGCCGCGCACCGAGGCGACCGGCGTGCGCAGCTCATGGCTGGCGTCGGCGGCGAAGCTGCGCAGCCGCTCCTCGCTGGCGTGCCGTTTGGTGAGCGCGTCCTCCACGTGGCCCAGCATGCGGTTGAAGGCGCCGGCGACGCGGCCCACCTCGCTGCGCGGGTCGGTTTCGGGGGCGCGCGGCGGCAGGGTGACCTCGCCGCTGGCGAGCGGCAGTTCACTGACCCGGGTGGCGGTCGCGGCGACTCGGCTCAGTGGCCTGAGCGACCAGCGCACCCACAGGGCGCCCGCGACGCCGGTGAGGGTGAGGGCGGCGCCGAAGACGATCCCGGCGACCAGTTCGAGGCGGTGGACGGTGGCCTCCACCGGTTCCAGCGGCAGCCCGGTGATCAGCACGTCGCCGTCCTTGCCCCGGCCGGCCACGACCCGGTAGGCGTCCAGCCTGGAGAGATCGACGCTGTGCCCCTTGCCGTCGGCCCGGACCGCGAGCAGCTGCTCCCTGTCCCGCGCGCTCAGGGGTACGCCCGTGACACTGCCGGGGCCGACGACGTCCGAGTTGGTGACCGTGGTGCCGACCAGCCTGGCCCCGAACGTGCCCGTCGTCTGCCGGCGGGTGTCGCCGTGCTCGTCGCCGTCGTGGTCGTCGGGCGGCTGCCCCTTGTGCTCCAGGCTCTGGGGGAAACGGTCGCCCGCCTGGGTGAGCTGCTGGTCGAGGCGGCTGATGAGGAAGCCGTTCAGCTCGATCACCGCGGCGACGCCGACCGCGGCGCAGCTGACCGCGAGCAGCACGACCAGGCCGAAGGTCAGCCGGGCCCGCAGCGTGCGCGGCCGCGGCAGGTGGCGTACGAGCTTCATGGGGCCACCGGCTTGAGCACGTACCCGGCTCCCCGCACCGTGTGGATCATCGGCTCGCGGCCCGCGTCGACCTTCTTGCGCAGGTACGAGATGTACAGCTCGACGACGTGGGCGCGGCCGCCGAAGTCGTAGGACCACACCCGGTCGAGGATCTGTGCCTTGCTGAGCACGCGGCGCGGGTTGCGCATCAGGAAGCGCAGCAGCTCGAACTCGGTCGGGGACAGCTCCACGAGTTCGCCGGCCCGGGTCACCTCGCGTGCCTCCTCGTCCATGACCAGGTCGCCCACGGTCAGCCGCGGGCCCTCGTCCAGCTGCCGGGCCATGCCCGCGCGGCGCAGCAGGCCACGGACCCGGGCGACGACCTCCTCCAGGCTGAAGGGCTTGGTGACGTAGTCGTCGCCGCCCGCCGTGATGCCCGCGATACGGTCCTCCACCGCGTCCCGCGCGGTGAGGAAGAGCACGCACACATCGGGCTTCACGGTGTGCAGGGAGCGCAGCACCGCGAAGCCGTCGGTGTCCGGGAGCATCACGTCCAGGACGACGGCGTCCGGCATGAGTTCCCGGGCCTCGGTGAGCGCGGTGGCGCCGTCCCCGGCCGCGCGGACCTGCCAGCCCTCGTAGCGCAGCGCACCGGAGAGCACCTCGGCGAGGTCGGGGTCGTCGTCGAC
Coding sequences:
- a CDS encoding cell wall metabolism sensor histidine kinase WalK, translated to MKLVRHLPRPRTLRARLTFGLVVLLAVSCAAVGVAAVIELNGFLISRLDQQLTQAGDRFPQSLEHKGQPPDDHDGDEHGDTRRQTTGTFGARLVGTTVTNSDVVGPGSVTGVPLSARDREQLLAVRADGKGHSVDLSRLDAYRVVAGRGKDGDVLITGLPLEPVEATVHRLELVAGIVFGAALTLTGVAGALWVRWSLRPLSRVAATATRVSELPLASGEVTLPPRAPETDPRSEVGRVAGAFNRMLGHVEDALTKRHASEERLRSFAADASHELRTPVASVRGHAELALLHPGPVPPEVTRALERIAAESGRMGAMVDDLLLLARLDAGRPLERRPVDLTRLVLDAVTDARAAGPGHRWTLDLPEEPLTVTGDEHRLHQVLANLLANARVHTPAGTKVTVTLESDDSFAVLTVHDDGPGVPEDIESGVFERFTRAEHRRRTDAPGGGAGLGLSIVAAVVEAHGGSVALNSTPGSTQFTVRLPARGARG
- the argH gene encoding argininosuccinate lyase — protein: MSSNSGDVRLWGARFADGPAEALAKLSASVHFDWRLAPYDIAGSRAHARVLHKAGLLTHDELTTMLAGLDQLAADVADGSFVGTVADEDVHTALERGLLERLGPDLGGKLRAGRSRNDQVATLFRMYLRDHARIIGGLIADLQDALIGLAEAHPGVAMPGRTHLQHAQPVLFAHHVLAHVQPLSRDAERLRQWDERTAVSPYGSGALAGSSLGLDPEAVARDLGFEHGSVGNSIDGTASRDFVAEFTFITAMIGVNLSRIAEEIIIWNTKEFSFVTLHDAFSTGSSIMPQKKNPDIAELARGKSGRLIGNLTGLMATLKALPLAYNRDLQEDKEPVFDSCDQLEVLLPAFTGMMATLTVHRERMEELAPAGFSLATDIAEWLVKQGVPFRVAHEVAGECVKAAEAEGKELADLTDDQFAKISAHLTPDVRTVLNVPGALASRNGRGGTAPSAVAVQLAELKADVAAQYEWATAKNN
- a CDS encoding L,D-transpeptidase encodes the protein MRSALAAGALVSAALLVLGAAPATPAATAPLPARMADTGGGTQLITAVAPVPSSTTGTVTWWDLRHGHWVQAGSAAARFGAKGLVEGASRKQNTNTTPTGLHDLPYAFGIKAAPPGTRYKYRPVQRSSWWCEDNASRSYNRWTQPRPADCRASESEHLVSYPTQYAYALVIGFNYHERVHGRGAGIFLHVNGRGATAGCVSVPVDAMRRILAWVRPWSKPHIAIGTAGGGTAITRY
- a CDS encoding argininosuccinate synthase, with product MTERVVLAYSGGLDTSVAIGWIAEETGAEVVAVAVDVGQGGEDLDVIRKRALACGAVEAEVADAKDEFAEEYCLPAIKANALYMDRYPLVSALSRPTIVKHLVAAAHKHGATTVAHGCTGKGNDQVRFEAGIVALAPGLTCIAPVRDYAMTRDKAIAFCEAKNLPIATTRKSPYSIDQNVFGRAVETGFLEDIWNAPTEDVYEYTQNPALAREADEVIITFEQGVPVAVDGRPVTVLQAIQQLNERAGAQGIGRIDMVEDRLVGIKSREVYEAPGAIALITAHQELENVTVERELARYKRQVEQRWGELVYDGQWFSPLKRALDGFIQEANQHVNGDIRMTLHGGRAVVTGRRSATSLYDFNLATYDTGDTFDQAAAKGFIDIYGLSSKIAAQRDLA
- a CDS encoding response regulator transcription factor; this encodes MNTTRSGRPALTRPDGTPLRVLVVDDDPDLAEVLSGALRYEGWQVRAAGDGATALTEARELMPDAVVLDVMLPDTDGFAVLRSLHTVKPDVCVLFLTARDAVEDRIAGITAGGDDYVTKPFSLEEVVARVRGLLRRAGMARQLDEGPRLTVGDLVMDEEAREVTRAGELVELSPTEFELLRFLMRNPRRVLSKAQILDRVWSYDFGGRAHVVELYISYLRKKVDAGREPMIHTVRGAGYVLKPVAP
- a CDS encoding pyridoxamine 5'-phosphate oxidase family protein translates to MGKTYERIDGRLRTFIEAQPLFFTATAPLSGDGTVNLSPKGLKGSFAVLDELTVAYLDFAGSNAETIAHLRENGRITLMWCAFQGPPNIVRVHGRGEPVFRDDPRFGELLSRFPDIDPTAHGLRAIIVVTAELVRDTCGYAVPFMTYDADRDLHGKRFAREDDASLGEYFAKKDHVATSLDGLPGLPLPLPPSTV